The DNA sequence GCGCGTCCCCGCGCCGGAGGGCCGGCTCATCAAAATGCTGGACATCTGCGGGTTCGCCTTGGATGCCGACGTCATCATCTCCCTGCCCAAGCTGAAGACCCACGACCTGATGGGCTTCACCGGCGCGACGAAAAACCTGTTCGGGCTTGTGCCGGGGGTTACCAAGGCCGGCTATCACGCCAAACTACAAACCCTGGACCAGTTCGCTGAGATGTTGTTGGACATCCTGACGGCGGTGAAGCCGGCCTTCCACCTGATGGACGGCATTGTGGGCATGGACGGCGACGGCCCCTCCGCCGGCCGCCCATATCCCGCCGGCATCCTGCTCTGTTCCACCGATGCGGTCGCCCTGGACCTAGTGGCGACTCACCTGGCCGGCCTGCCGCTGGAGCGGGTCGCGCCCCTGCGCGTCGCGCGCCGGCGCGGGCTGACCACCGGCTCTGTCCAGGATGTGGAGGTGGTTGGCGAGCCGCTGGAATCGGTTCGGCTGGAGGGGTTCCGCGCCCCTGGCAGTGGAGCCAAGGATTTCAGCATCCTGCCCCATGGTATGCGGCAGTTCTTCGCGCGGCAGTTAGTGGCAAGCCCTCAGGTCGGGGATGCGTGCGTGGGATGCGGGATCTGCGCCCAGAACTGTCCCATGCAGACTATTCGCATCGAGGGCCGGCGCGCCGTTATCAACCTGAGCAACTGCATCCGCTGTTACTGCTGTCACGAACTGTGCCCGGAGAAAGCGATCACCCTGAAACAAAGCTGGGTTCAGCGTCTGGTGCGCTGAACCCAGCAGGAAATACAGAACGACCAGGCCGGCAGTCCTTCACGGGACGTTCTGGGACTGGGCCACGAGCCGCTCACACAGCTCTATGCCGCGCATAGCGTCGGTCGCCCAGTAGTCCGCGCCCACATAGCGGCAGATATTCTCGTTCACCAGCGACCCACCGATGATGACCGGCATCCTATGCCCATGTTCCCGCAGGAGTGCCACTGTCTCCCGCATGTAATCATACGAAATGGTCATTAACCCGGATAGACCGACAATATCCGGGTGGACCTCCTCTACGGCATGAAGGAATACCCGCGGGGACACATCCACGCCCAGGTCGCAGACGGTGAACTTGCGGCAGGACAACAGCATATTGACGATATTTTTCCCCAGGTCATGGATGTCGCCCTGCACCGTGCCCAGCAGGATGCGTCCGGTGACCTGTCCGGGGCACAGGTTGGACTCGATCTTGGGTTTGACCAGCTCCATAATTTGGCGGAAGATCTCTCCCCCCATGATCAGGCCGGCCAGGAAGTAG is a window from the Anaerolineae bacterium genome containing:
- a CDS encoding DUF362 domain-containing protein is translated as MTKPTVALINYADHHYDKLRVEHMVRRAVDLIGGIGRFVQPGQRVLIKPNLLRKSTPDEAIVTHPTIVRAVVRLVQEAGGRPIIGDSPGGPFSPALLRGVYQSAGLVEVAEETGAELNYDVRAERVPAPEGRLIKMLDICGFALDADVIISLPKLKTHDLMGFTGATKNLFGLVPGVTKAGYHAKLQTLDQFAEMLLDILTAVKPAFHLMDGIVGMDGDGPSAGRPYPAGILLCSTDAVALDLVATHLAGLPLERVAPLRVARRRGLTTGSVQDVEVVGEPLESVRLEGFRAPGSGAKDFSILPHGMRQFFARQLVASPQVGDACVGCGICAQNCPMQTIRIEGRRAVINLSNCIRCYCCHELCPEKAITLKQSWVQRLVR
- a CDS encoding cobalamin B12-binding domain-containing protein — translated: MALISAIADLEEEKALQLVRRRLAAGEDPMAIIEDCQEGMRLVGLNYERQNYFLAGLIMGGEIFRQIMELVKPKIESNLCPGQVTGRILLGTVQGDIHDLGKNIVNMLLSCRKFTVCDLGVDVSPRVFLHAVEEVHPDIVGLSGLMTISYDYMRETVALLREHGHRMPVIIGGSLVNENICRYVGADYWATDAMRGIELCERLVAQSQNVP